A single region of the Acuticoccus sediminis genome encodes:
- a CDS encoding calcium-binding protein: protein MTTTIATTMPAYLTLHRDIILHADLWGEDLQILAAGFGFEGITGIATLQTGNLDAAIDAGAGMSLNWADLDPAAPMRNVTSATSVIGVVGSGFGAAVVNADAMPIEFSFPVLPSTLDPTDIAITLNTGEVVTPDAAAINPNYDLNERSTVVVFGSFGNRLTPGTEGAIYPVGIEIVADDTPLMALGPDGLVSAVGLTHDSTNPYVEDGGPQLVGAKLTVLSPVGDFAPVGIGTASPNDGQALYGDEAEYRLRLFTSGGFSPDGVSGFLPDEFARFFRLEAIDADGRTVVIDQAGVDYDLGDGTLRVVGLAELGNTAEAGDPAYYQEDHDNQFDIVLAGDEAAMRRLTVVEIPTAAEEGYSDIYNPGGPGQTPTEGVTYTQPAAAQRFDIEIALDDARAVSYAAQSVADYDLADNLSVVFALVDPDDGTHVYTASTNEASSFLADGWKELGVPFSSEQGGSGPLQIHRLYDADATDYVLTADQDEIDALTDDGYVDEGVVFYGLADPAEGAAPIYRFYSRASSDHLYTADRSAGLEAGYRLEGVAWYAVDLSGSETPNLRTFAGRGNDQLLGGPGDDWFNGGGGDDSLYGGAGEDRLAGGRGDDSVSGGPGEDTMRGGHGDDWLSGGDDADRMLGGAGDDTMLGGAGNDSLRGGHGADRLAGGSDADVIHGGAGDDVLRGGSGDDTLIGGRGDDTMSGGDGADRFSFAYRFGDDTIRDFDVDADELHFSGHGHEDLTQTGTHRGLLIESADGASSVLLVGLDVSDAMDIAIV, encoded by the coding sequence ATGACGACGACGATTGCGACCACGATGCCTGCGTACCTCACGCTCCATCGCGACATCATCCTCCATGCCGATCTCTGGGGCGAGGACCTCCAGATCCTCGCAGCGGGCTTCGGCTTCGAGGGGATCACCGGCATTGCCACGCTCCAGACCGGCAACCTCGACGCGGCCATCGACGCCGGCGCCGGCATGAGCCTCAACTGGGCCGACCTCGATCCGGCCGCGCCCATGCGCAACGTGACCTCGGCCACCTCGGTGATCGGCGTCGTCGGCTCCGGGTTCGGCGCCGCCGTCGTCAACGCCGACGCGATGCCGATCGAGTTCAGCTTTCCGGTCCTGCCGAGCACGCTCGACCCGACGGACATCGCCATCACGCTGAACACCGGCGAGGTCGTCACCCCGGACGCGGCGGCGATCAACCCGAACTACGACCTCAATGAGCGCTCGACGGTGGTCGTGTTCGGCTCCTTCGGCAACCGCCTCACGCCGGGCACCGAGGGCGCGATCTATCCCGTCGGCATCGAGATCGTCGCCGACGACACGCCGCTGATGGCGTTGGGACCCGACGGTCTCGTCTCCGCCGTCGGGCTGACGCACGACAGCACGAACCCTTACGTCGAGGACGGCGGCCCGCAGCTCGTCGGGGCCAAGCTGACGGTGCTCTCGCCGGTCGGCGACTTCGCCCCCGTCGGCATCGGCACCGCCTCCCCGAACGACGGCCAGGCGCTCTACGGCGACGAGGCGGAGTACCGGCTGCGCCTCTTCACCTCGGGCGGGTTCTCTCCCGACGGCGTCAGCGGGTTCCTGCCGGACGAGTTCGCGCGCTTTTTCCGCCTCGAGGCGATCGACGCGGACGGCAGGACCGTCGTCATCGATCAGGCCGGCGTCGACTACGATCTCGGCGACGGCACGCTCCGCGTCGTCGGCCTCGCGGAGCTCGGCAACACCGCGGAGGCGGGCGACCCGGCCTACTACCAGGAAGACCACGACAACCAGTTCGACATCGTCCTCGCCGGTGACGAGGCCGCGATGCGCCGCCTTACCGTGGTCGAGATCCCGACCGCCGCCGAAGAGGGGTACAGCGACATCTACAATCCCGGCGGTCCCGGCCAGACCCCGACCGAGGGTGTCACCTACACCCAGCCCGCCGCGGCGCAGCGGTTCGACATCGAGATCGCGCTCGACGATGCGCGCGCCGTGAGCTACGCCGCGCAAAGCGTCGCGGACTACGATCTGGCGGATAATCTGTCGGTCGTGTTCGCGCTGGTCGATCCGGACGACGGCACGCACGTCTACACCGCGAGCACCAACGAGGCATCGTCCTTCCTCGCCGACGGCTGGAAGGAACTCGGCGTGCCCTTCTCCAGCGAGCAGGGCGGCTCCGGCCCGCTTCAGATCCATCGGCTCTACGATGCCGACGCGACCGACTATGTCCTCACCGCCGACCAGGACGAGATCGACGCGCTGACGGACGACGGTTACGTCGACGAGGGCGTGGTCTTCTACGGCCTCGCCGACCCCGCCGAGGGGGCCGCGCCGATCTACCGCTTCTACTCCAGGGCGTCGAGCGACCACCTCTACACCGCGGACCGGTCCGCGGGGCTCGAGGCGGGCTACAGGCTCGAGGGGGTCGCGTGGTACGCGGTCGACCTCAGCGGCTCTGAGACGCCGAACCTCAGGACCTTCGCGGGCCGTGGCAACGACCAGCTTCTGGGCGGACCCGGCGACGACTGGTTCAATGGCGGCGGTGGCGACGATTCGCTCTACGGCGGGGCCGGAGAGGACCGCCTCGCCGGCGGACGCGGGGACGACAGCGTCTCCGGCGGACCCGGCGAGGACACCATGCGCGGCGGGCACGGAGACGACTGGCTCTCCGGCGGCGACGACGCGGACCGGATGCTGGGCGGCGCCGGCGACGACACGATGCTCGGGGGCGCCGGCAACGACAGCCTGCGCGGCGGCCACGGGGCGGACCGCCTCGCCGGCGGCTCCGACGCGGACGTGATCCACGGCGGCGCGGGCGACGACGTCCTGCGCGGCGGGTCCGGCGACGATACGCTGATCGGCGGACGCGGCGACGACACCATGTCGGGCGGCGACGGTGCCGACCGGTTTTCCTTCGCGTACCGGTTCGGCGACGACACCATCCGCGACTTCGACGTCGACGCGGACGAGTTGCACTTCTCCGGCCATGGCCACGAGGATCTGACGCAGACCGGGACCCACCGGGGCCTCCTCATCGAGAGCGCCGACGGGGCGAGCTCCGTTCTCCTCGTGGGCCTCGATGTGAGCGATGCGATGGACATCGCCATCGTCTGA
- a CDS encoding NAD(P)/FAD-dependent oxidoreductase, with the protein MTHDAIVIGGGPAGATAAVALARAGRRVALVERAAFPRRKVCGEFLSATTLPVLERIGVADAWRERTGPEVRRVALFAAERIVVAPMPAGPSGYGRALGRDVLDLLLVDAARAAGADILQPARAVALVPDAAGHRVVLAEADGGRTLAAPVIVAAHGSWERGPLPTQAAGPHTAADLLAFKAHFTGGALPPDLMAAFSFPGGYGGTVSADRGRLSVSLCIRRDRLAAIRGRAGEAASAAVFRHLTGSVRGARETFGAAALDGPWLAAGPIRPGLRPGYAGDIFRVGNLAGESHPIIAEGIAMAIQSGWLLAAALQGRDFASRADREAAGTAYDRAFRRQFALRMQAARAFAALASRPGLSAPLAAAVGRAPSLLAFAASLSGKTKDLSASA; encoded by the coding sequence ATGACCCACGATGCGATCGTCATCGGCGGCGGGCCCGCGGGCGCGACGGCGGCGGTCGCGCTCGCCCGGGCCGGACGCCGGGTCGCGTTGGTCGAGCGGGCCGCGTTTCCGCGCCGCAAGGTGTGCGGCGAGTTCCTCTCGGCGACGACGTTGCCGGTGCTGGAGCGGATCGGGGTGGCCGACGCATGGCGGGAGCGGACGGGCCCCGAAGTCCGCCGCGTCGCGCTCTTCGCTGCTGAACGGATCGTCGTCGCGCCGATGCCGGCCGGGCCGAGCGGCTACGGCCGGGCCCTCGGCCGCGACGTTCTCGACCTGCTGCTCGTCGACGCCGCGCGCGCCGCCGGGGCGGACATCCTGCAGCCGGCGCGGGCCGTGGCCCTGGTGCCGGACGCGGCGGGTCATCGTGTCGTGCTCGCCGAGGCGGACGGCGGCCGAACGCTCGCCGCCCCGGTGATCGTCGCAGCGCACGGCTCATGGGAACGCGGGCCGCTGCCGACGCAGGCCGCCGGGCCTCACACGGCGGCGGACCTCCTCGCTTTCAAGGCGCATTTCACCGGTGGAGCACTGCCCCCCGACCTGATGGCCGCGTTCTCGTTTCCCGGCGGCTACGGCGGCACCGTGTCGGCGGACCGGGGGCGCCTGTCGGTGTCGCTGTGCATCCGCCGGGACCGGCTCGCCGCGATCCGCGGTCGGGCCGGCGAGGCGGCGTCGGCGGCCGTGTTCCGGCACCTTACAGGTTCGGTTAGGGGCGCGCGGGAGACGTTCGGCGCGGCTGCGCTGGACGGCCCATGGCTCGCCGCGGGGCCGATCCGGCCGGGACTGCGGCCGGGCTACGCCGGCGACATCTTCCGGGTCGGCAACCTTGCAGGCGAGTCGCACCCGATCATCGCCGAGGGGATCGCGATGGCGATTCAGTCCGGCTGGCTGCTCGCCGCCGCCCTTCAGGGACGGGACTTTGCCTCTCGCGCCGACCGGGAGGCGGCCGGGACCGCCTACGACCGGGCCTTCCGCCGGCAGTTCGCGCTGCGCATGCAGGCGGCTCGGGCGTTCGCCGCGCTCGCCTCCCGTCCCGGCCTCAGCGCACCGCTTGCCGCCGCCGTCGGCCGGGCGCCGTCCCTCCTCGCCTTCGCAGCGAGCCTCAGCGGCAAGACGAAGGACCTGTCCGCCTCCGCCTGA
- a CDS encoding methyltransferase domain-containing protein: protein MRSLAARSLVPELLDTLPADDPGAIRSRGDIRRINAISFAAHILAGRMRRHAVAPPRRILDIGCGDGRIMLALARRLASTWPGVAVTLLDRQDIVVPRTLAGFTALGWSAATRGEDVLRPEAFTSGPFDIVVANLFLHHFGDAALAPLLANVAASAGLFVAAEPRRRPLTLVAAQALGAIGANRVTRHDAPASVRAGFRAGELTALWPRSRQVLEERTVGPFTHVFAARGTAAGPAGRPPEDAA from the coding sequence ATGCGTTCGCTCGCCGCCCGCAGCCTGGTGCCCGAGCTGCTCGACACGCTTCCCGCCGACGATCCCGGCGCGATCAGATCGCGCGGCGACATCCGGCGGATCAACGCGATCAGCTTCGCCGCGCACATCCTCGCCGGGCGGATGCGGCGGCACGCGGTGGCACCGCCGCGCCGGATCCTCGACATCGGCTGCGGCGACGGGCGCATCATGCTCGCGCTCGCGCGTCGTCTGGCCTCCACCTGGCCGGGCGTCGCGGTCACCCTACTCGACCGGCAGGACATCGTCGTGCCCCGCACGCTCGCCGGCTTCACCGCGCTCGGCTGGTCCGCCGCGACGCGAGGGGAGGACGTCCTCCGGCCGGAGGCCTTCACGTCCGGGCCGTTCGACATCGTCGTCGCCAACCTCTTTCTCCACCATTTCGGCGACGCGGCACTTGCCCCACTGCTCGCGAACGTCGCCGCGTCGGCGGGACTGTTCGTCGCCGCCGAGCCGCGCCGGCGCCCGCTGACCCTCGTCGCGGCGCAGGCTCTCGGCGCGATCGGCGCCAACCGCGTGACGCGGCACGATGCCCCCGCGAGCGTCCGTGCCGGCTTTCGCGCGGGCGAGCTCACCGCGCTGTGGCCGCGGTCGCGGCAGGTGCTGGAAGAGCGGACGGTCGGCCCGTTCACGCATGTCTTTGCCGCCCGCGGGACGGCCGCGGGACCGGCCGGGCGACCGCCGGAGGACGCGGCATGA
- a CDS encoding GntR family transcriptional regulator codes for MELLTDPLGGSGQSPRYLRIAQALAADIADGRYEVGGMLPTEAELCALFGVSRSTVREALRRLTVLGLVSRTQGIGTRVVQRHAKSTYIMSAQSVDRVMQYAAETELTLQVIEDVVADKELVATIGGVVGQRWLLFSGTRAVPRDEQGTFCHTRAYVAGRYGAVRSSIGLGGPPLTTPIYQAVCQTYGIAIGEIRQTMRAEAASPDDAALLNVAEGSPVLRIVRHYITTDGETLEVSVNTYPAGRFEYSMRLRITPAGAP; via the coding sequence ATGGAACTGTTGACGGACCCGCTCGGCGGATCGGGCCAGTCGCCGCGCTATCTGCGGATCGCGCAGGCGCTGGCCGCGGACATCGCCGACGGCCGCTACGAAGTCGGAGGGATGCTGCCGACCGAGGCCGAGCTGTGCGCGCTGTTCGGCGTCAGCCGGTCGACCGTGCGCGAGGCGTTGCGCCGGCTGACCGTGCTCGGCCTCGTCTCCCGCACGCAGGGGATCGGGACGCGCGTCGTCCAGCGCCACGCCAAGTCGACCTACATCATGTCAGCCCAGTCGGTGGACCGGGTGATGCAGTACGCCGCCGAGACCGAGCTGACGCTGCAGGTCATCGAGGACGTGGTGGCGGACAAGGAACTCGTGGCCACCATCGGCGGCGTCGTCGGACAGCGGTGGCTGCTGTTCTCCGGGACGCGCGCGGTGCCCCGGGACGAGCAGGGCACCTTCTGCCACACCCGCGCCTACGTTGCCGGCCGCTACGGCGCGGTGCGGTCGTCCATCGGCCTCGGCGGGCCTCCCCTCACGACGCCCATCTACCAGGCGGTGTGCCAGACCTACGGCATCGCGATCGGCGAGATCCGCCAGACCATGCGCGCCGAGGCGGCGTCCCCGGACGACGCGGCCCTGCTGAATGTCGCGGAGGGGTCGCCGGTGCTGCGCATCGTGCGGCACTACATCACCACCGACGGGGAGACGCTGGAGGTGTCCGTCAACACCTACCCGGCCGGCCGCTTCGAGTATTCGATGCGCCTGCGCATCACGCCCGCCGGGGCGCCGTAG
- a CDS encoding class II aldolase/adducin family protein, whose protein sequence is MTKHERSIVADDPMAVLKTKNYTTDIPSMKDRVSEAEWEARVNLAAAYRLVALWGMDEMIANHISVRVPGEDGTFLINPYGYLYEEITASSLIKIDLEGNVVQKPDFDYEPNRAGFVIHSAIHRARDDAHCVIHTHTPAGMAVSTMKCGLLPLTQTALRFAKIGYHDYQSVAVDLAEQESIVADLGDADLLVLRNHGLLVVGPSIAQAFSNIYRAELACKVQVMAMAANTEIGTPPADIIEKTNHLYRPEVRRPFGVLEWPALLRKLDRIDPSFRD, encoded by the coding sequence ATGACCAAGCACGAGCGCAGCATCGTCGCCGACGACCCGATGGCGGTCCTCAAGACGAAGAACTACACCACCGACATTCCCTCCATGAAGGACCGCGTCAGCGAGGCGGAGTGGGAGGCGCGCGTGAACCTCGCGGCGGCCTACCGCCTCGTCGCGCTCTGGGGCATGGACGAGATGATCGCGAACCACATTTCGGTGCGCGTGCCGGGCGAGGACGGGACCTTCCTCATCAATCCCTACGGCTACCTGTACGAGGAGATCACGGCGTCGAGCCTCATCAAGATCGACCTCGAAGGCAACGTGGTGCAGAAGCCGGATTTCGACTACGAGCCGAACCGCGCCGGATTCGTGATCCACAGCGCGATCCACCGCGCCCGGGACGACGCGCACTGCGTCATCCACACGCACACGCCCGCCGGCATGGCCGTCTCCACGATGAAGTGCGGGCTGCTGCCGCTGACGCAGACGGCGCTCCGCTTCGCCAAGATCGGCTACCACGACTACCAGTCGGTCGCGGTGGACCTCGCCGAGCAGGAGTCCATCGTCGCCGACCTCGGCGACGCGGACCTTCTGGTGCTGCGCAACCACGGGCTGCTCGTCGTCGGACCGTCGATCGCGCAGGCCTTCTCGAACATCTACCGTGCCGAGCTCGCCTGCAAGGTCCAGGTGATGGCGATGGCGGCGAACACCGAGATCGGCACGCCCCCGGCCGACATCATCGAGAAGACCAACCACCTCTACCGTCCCGAGGTGCGCCGTCCCTTCGGCGTACTTGAATGGCCGGCCCTTCTGCGCAAACTCGACCGGATCGACCCCTCTTTCCGGGACTGA
- a CDS encoding CaiB/BaiF CoA transferase family protein, with the protein MAHENGAGLPLSGIRVLDFGHTVMGPTAGLILADLGADVIKIEPAPKGDPTRTLKGFGTGYFGFFNRNKRSIAVDLKSVEGQAIAHALVKSADVLVENFAPGTMDRLGLSQETVAAINPRLIYASLKGFLAGPYDKRLALDEVVQMMAGLAYMTGPPGQPLRAGASVVDVTGGMFAVIGILAALRRREETGEASGVSSALFESCVFLVGQHLAYASQIDEPVPPMPARRSSWAVYDLFILGDGEQLFVGITTDAHWRRFCETVGRADLAADAELATNNQRVAARPRLMPLVAEIFAGLDTAEAIALCETARIPFAPIAEPADLFDDPHLEATGGLLPTTMPNGTKTKLPRLPVRIEGADLTIRSDPPALGADTDAILADLGYDAPAIAALRRDGVIVDPAA; encoded by the coding sequence TTGGCACACGAAAACGGCGCGGGACTGCCGCTGAGCGGGATTCGCGTCCTCGACTTCGGACACACGGTGATGGGGCCGACGGCCGGTCTCATCCTCGCCGACCTCGGCGCGGACGTCATCAAGATCGAGCCGGCGCCGAAGGGTGACCCGACCCGGACCCTCAAGGGGTTCGGAACGGGCTATTTCGGCTTCTTCAACCGCAACAAGCGGTCGATCGCGGTCGACCTCAAGTCGGTCGAGGGGCAGGCGATCGCCCACGCGCTGGTCAAGAGCGCCGACGTGCTGGTGGAGAACTTCGCTCCCGGCACGATGGACCGGCTCGGCCTCTCGCAGGAGACGGTCGCCGCGATCAACCCCCGCCTCATCTACGCCAGCCTCAAGGGCTTCCTGGCCGGGCCCTACGACAAGCGCCTCGCGCTCGACGAGGTGGTGCAGATGATGGCCGGGCTCGCCTACATGACCGGCCCGCCGGGGCAGCCGCTCCGCGCGGGCGCCTCGGTGGTCGACGTCACGGGGGGCATGTTCGCCGTGATCGGCATCCTCGCGGCGCTGCGGCGCCGCGAGGAGACGGGGGAGGCGAGCGGCGTCTCCTCGGCTCTCTTCGAGTCGTGTGTCTTCCTCGTCGGACAGCACCTCGCCTACGCTTCGCAGATCGACGAGCCGGTGCCGCCTATGCCGGCCCGCCGCTCCTCGTGGGCGGTCTACGACCTGTTCATCCTCGGCGACGGGGAGCAGCTGTTCGTCGGCATCACCACCGACGCGCACTGGCGCCGCTTCTGCGAGACCGTGGGGCGGGCGGACCTCGCCGCCGACGCGGAGCTCGCGACGAACAACCAGCGCGTCGCGGCGCGGCCGCGCCTGATGCCGCTGGTGGCGGAGATCTTCGCCGGGCTCGACACCGCCGAGGCCATCGCGCTGTGCGAGACGGCGCGCATCCCGTTCGCGCCCATCGCCGAGCCGGCCGACCTCTTCGACGATCCGCACCTGGAAGCGACCGGCGGCCTCCTGCCGACGACGATGCCCAACGGGACGAAGACGAAGCTGCCGCGCCTGCCGGTGCGCATCGAGGGCGCCGACCTGACGATCCGTTCCGACCCGCCGGCTCTCGGCGCCGACACGGACGCCATCCTCGCCGATCTCGGCTACGACGCCCCCGCCATCGCCGCGCTGCGCCGGGACGGCGTCATCGTCGACCCGGCGGCCTAG
- a CDS encoding Ldh family oxidoreductase, with translation MTLEGGRTMAEGDRLIGVDALTRVVADILAAYAMPADDARFCAECLIEADLRGVSSHGIARLPTYARRLREGVLNPAPRLAVTERMPVAAHVDGDNGIGYVVGRRAMDLAIEKAQMFGVGLAAASRSNHYGMSSLYVHRALQAGLASFVFTNAAPTMPVWGGRDPVLGTNPLAMGAPGPTPFVLDMATSVAAKGKVRRALARGETIPEGWALDGEGRPTTDPAEALKGVVLPMAGPKGSGIAVMIDVFAGVMSGAAFGDLVVNQNDDFTRGQDVGHFFMAMRPDLFVARDAYDARAGQYRDRIKGGRKAAGFEEILLPGEPESRRAERCRREGLPLSANEIASIEAEAGKAGVAGIG, from the coding sequence GTGACACTCGAAGGAGGGCGGACGATGGCCGAAGGCGACAGGTTGATCGGAGTGGATGCGCTGACCCGCGTGGTGGCGGACATCCTCGCCGCGTACGCCATGCCGGCCGATGACGCGCGCTTCTGCGCCGAATGCCTGATCGAGGCGGACCTGCGGGGCGTCTCTTCCCACGGCATCGCGCGGCTCCCGACCTATGCGCGGCGCCTGCGCGAAGGCGTCCTGAACCCGGCGCCTCGGCTCGCCGTCACCGAGCGCATGCCGGTCGCCGCGCACGTCGATGGCGACAACGGGATCGGCTACGTCGTGGGTCGGCGCGCGATGGACCTCGCCATCGAGAAGGCGCAGATGTTCGGCGTGGGGCTGGCGGCGGCGTCGCGGTCGAACCACTACGGCATGTCCTCCCTCTACGTGCACCGGGCGCTTCAGGCCGGCCTCGCCTCGTTCGTCTTCACCAACGCCGCGCCGACGATGCCGGTCTGGGGCGGCCGCGACCCCGTCCTCGGCACCAACCCGCTGGCGATGGGCGCGCCCGGACCGACGCCGTTCGTCCTCGACATGGCGACCTCTGTGGCCGCGAAGGGCAAGGTGCGCCGCGCGCTCGCAAGGGGCGAGACGATCCCGGAGGGCTGGGCGCTCGACGGCGAGGGGCGGCCGACGACGGACCCCGCCGAAGCGCTGAAGGGTGTCGTCCTTCCGATGGCCGGTCCGAAAGGCTCCGGCATCGCGGTGATGATCGACGTGTTCGCCGGGGTGATGTCCGGCGCGGCGTTCGGCGACCTCGTCGTCAACCAGAACGACGACTTCACCCGCGGGCAGGACGTCGGCCACTTCTTCATGGCCATGCGCCCCGACCTCTTCGTCGCGCGCGACGCGTACGATGCGCGGGCCGGTCAGTACCGCGACCGCATCAAGGGCGGCCGGAAGGCCGCCGGGTTCGAGGAGATCCTGCTGCCGGGCGAGCCGGAGTCCCGGCGCGCCGAACGCTGCCGCCGCGAGGGTCTCCCCCTCTCGGCCAACGAGATCGCGTCCATCGAGGCGGAAGCCGGCAAGGCGGGCGTCGCCGGGATCGGGTGA
- a CDS encoding GntR family transcriptional regulator, with the protein MKSAPAPDETVYASRAEYVHETLRAEMRSGQLKPGSRVREAELAERLKVSRTPIREAIRRLVENGLLEYNNLGGLSVARLDRAQVSELYALRAILEGAAASLAARHATREDVERIADLAEACARADTPAAAAHYNNLFHEGIHSCCRNRYLETLQMRFSDWLSLLPGTTFSTPGRIEQAHKEHSEIVEAIRSGDAEAAHRAAHDHIIESYRIRLKMMFPDLPPKSA; encoded by the coding sequence GTGAAATCAGCCCCCGCGCCCGACGAAACCGTCTATGCCTCGCGCGCCGAGTACGTGCACGAGACACTTCGGGCGGAGATGCGCTCGGGCCAGCTGAAGCCGGGCTCGCGTGTGCGCGAGGCGGAGCTGGCGGAGCGCCTCAAGGTGAGCCGCACGCCGATCCGCGAGGCGATCCGCAGGCTCGTCGAGAACGGCCTCCTCGAGTACAACAACCTCGGCGGCCTGTCGGTGGCGCGGCTCGACCGCGCGCAGGTGTCGGAGCTCTACGCGCTGCGCGCCATCCTGGAGGGCGCGGCCGCCTCGCTCGCCGCCCGCCACGCGACCCGCGAGGACGTGGAGCGGATCGCCGACCTCGCCGAGGCGTGCGCCCGGGCCGACACCCCGGCCGCCGCAGCGCACTACAACAACCTCTTCCACGAAGGCATCCACTCGTGCTGCCGCAACCGGTACCTGGAAACGCTGCAGATGCGGTTCTCGGACTGGCTGTCGCTGCTGCCCGGGACGACCTTCTCCACGCCCGGCCGCATCGAGCAGGCCCACAAGGAACACTCGGAGATCGTGGAGGCGATCCGCTCCGGCGATGCGGAGGCGGCTCATCGCGCCGCGCATGACCACATCATCGAATCCTACCGGATCCGCCTCAAGATGATGTTCCCCGACCTGCCGCCGAAGTCCGCCTGA
- a CDS encoding type III polyketide synthase — translation MPAHINRIATAVPRYEVHDFFLRFAASQLTEMPRHRALFRKMADKAGIERRYCALMPSNDPEGDRLDAGGLFVRGNFPGTAVRMDLFDAHAPDLAMTAIDRLDLSAAERASITHLVVATCTGMSAPGLDLEIVARAGLPDDVERTLIGFMGCYAAISALKVAHHIVRSTPSAKVLIVNLELCTLHFKETVDLERLLTFALWGDGCSAALVTGEAAGLRLESFTALLASDARELMSWKVRDDGFDMVLSGRVPATIQAILARHADRMLGGREVPDVDLWAVHPGGRSVLDAVEHTLALPPDALAPSRTVLRDNGNMSSATVMFVLAAMLASARPGEFGCGMAFGPGLTAETFTFAMA, via the coding sequence ATGCCGGCTCATATCAACCGCATCGCGACCGCCGTCCCGCGCTACGAGGTGCACGACTTCTTCCTCCGCTTCGCCGCGTCGCAGCTCACGGAGATGCCGCGCCACCGCGCGCTCTTCCGCAAGATGGCGGACAAGGCCGGGATCGAGCGGCGCTACTGCGCTCTGATGCCCTCCAACGACCCCGAAGGCGACCGGCTCGACGCCGGCGGCCTCTTCGTGCGCGGCAACTTCCCCGGCACCGCGGTGCGGATGGACCTCTTCGACGCGCACGCGCCCGACCTCGCGATGACGGCGATCGACCGGCTCGATCTCAGCGCAGCGGAACGCGCCTCGATCACCCATCTCGTCGTCGCCACCTGCACCGGCATGTCGGCGCCGGGGCTCGACCTCGAGATCGTCGCGCGCGCCGGTCTGCCTGACGACGTGGAACGCACGCTCATCGGCTTCATGGGCTGCTACGCCGCGATCAGCGCGCTGAAGGTCGCCCATCACATCGTCCGCTCGACGCCATCGGCGAAGGTCCTGATCGTCAATCTCGAGCTCTGCACGCTGCACTTCAAGGAGACGGTCGATCTCGAACGGCTGCTGACCTTCGCCCTCTGGGGCGACGGCTGCTCGGCCGCCCTCGTCACCGGCGAGGCTGCGGGCCTGCGGCTCGAGAGCTTCACCGCGCTGCTCGCATCGGACGCGCGCGAGCTCATGAGCTGGAAGGTGCGCGACGACGGGTTCGACATGGTCCTCTCCGGACGCGTCCCGGCGACGATCCAGGCGATCCTCGCCCGCCACGCGGACCGGATGCTCGGAGGGCGCGAGGTGCCGGACGTCGATCTCTGGGCGGTCCACCCCGGCGGCCGCTCGGTGCTGGACGCCGTCGAGCACACGCTCGCGCTGCCGCCGGATGCGCTCGCCCCATCCCGCACGGTGCTGCGCGACAACGGCAACATGTCCTCCGCGACGGTGATGTTCGTCCTCGCGGCGATGCTGGCCTCCGCGCGGCCGGGGGAGTTCGGCTGCGGGATGGCCTTCGGACCGGGCCTCACCGCCGAGACCTTCACCTTCGCGATGGCCTGA
- a CDS encoding LysR family transcriptional regulator, which yields MDLRDLAFFEAVADSASYEEAALHVGRTKPALTKAVRRLEDEIGARLFDREGRGKRLSPVGLVLLDKARHLRREAEAATREVGEVARGEHGTLRVGSGTTVVEHVLPHACRVLAEQAPQVNIALTVGMSDILQDHLRKGECDLVIAPADAAAQTEFAARTVYRDEMVVAAGPSHPLAGRTVALADLAGQEWVLPSRSMGTRAWLDRVFTSSGLPAPHAKVETSSISALPALVVEMGLLTFAGRGSLGILTEIALPETTLSRSFMLLTRRGTALPPSAARFAEILTELTADAPAGHA from the coding sequence ATGGACCTTCGCGACCTGGCGTTCTTCGAAGCCGTGGCCGACAGCGCGTCCTATGAGGAGGCCGCGCTGCACGTCGGGCGCACCAAGCCCGCACTGACCAAGGCGGTGCGGCGGCTGGAGGACGAGATCGGCGCCCGCCTGTTCGACCGCGAGGGTCGGGGCAAGCGGCTGAGCCCGGTCGGGCTGGTGCTGCTCGACAAGGCGCGGCACCTGCGGCGGGAGGCGGAGGCCGCCACGCGGGAGGTCGGCGAGGTCGCGCGCGGGGAGCACGGCACCCTGCGCGTCGGCTCGGGCACCACCGTGGTGGAGCATGTGCTGCCGCACGCGTGCCGGGTCCTCGCCGAGCAGGCGCCGCAGGTGAATATCGCCCTCACCGTGGGGATGAGCGACATCCTGCAGGACCATCTGCGCAAGGGCGAGTGCGACCTCGTCATCGCGCCGGCCGACGCCGCCGCGCAGACCGAGTTCGCCGCCCGCACCGTCTATCGCGACGAGATGGTGGTCGCCGCCGGCCCGTCCCATCCGCTGGCCGGGCGGACGGTAGCGCTCGCCGACCTCGCCGGTCAGGAGTGGGTCCTGCCGTCCCGCTCGATGGGAACGCGCGCCTGGCTCGACCGGGTGTTCACCTCGAGCGGTCTGCCGGCGCCCCATGCGAAGGTCGAGACCAGCTCCATCTCCGCCCTCCCCGCCCTCGTCGTCGAGATGGGGCTGCTCACGTTCGCGGGCCGCGGCTCGCTCGGCATCCTGACCGAGATCGCGTTGCCCGAGACGACGCTCTCGCGCAGCTTCATGCTGCTGACGCGGCGCGGGACCGCCCTTCCCCCGTCGGCCGCCCGGTTCGCCGAGATCCTGACCGAGCTTACCGCCGACGCGCCTGCGGGGCACGCCTGA